A region from the Mucilaginibacter sp. CSA2-8R genome encodes:
- a CDS encoding heavy metal-binding domain-containing protein yields MKKLSIFCLIIGFAACKPAPVSTTQTPSHSGQTQTVYTCSMHPEVHASKPGVCPKCGMQLTKK; encoded by the coding sequence ATGAAAAAACTAAGTATATTTTGCCTGATCATTGGTTTTGCAGCCTGCAAACCAGCGCCTGTTTCAACTACTCAAACTCCTTCTCACAGCGGGCAAACCCAAACGGTGTATACGTGCAGTATGCACCCCGAAGTACATGCAAGCAAGCCAGGCGTTTGCCCTAAATGTGGCATGCAACTAACCAAAAAATAG
- a CDS encoding SCO family protein yields MKLINISIVGLLLLAACSNNKSADKTLPIYGEREPVTKTVNGKTVTDTVYQTIPAFKFINQYGTEVTEKSLDNDIYVADFFFTTCPSICPIMHRNMLNVYQEFKNTPDVKILSHTIDPNHDSVAVLKKYADNLGISGSSWWFLQGPKETTYKLAESYLVTVAEDKNAAGGLVHAGYFILVDRQKRIRGTYDGTKPEDTQKLIADIKTLQAEYKNNKTT; encoded by the coding sequence ATGAAATTAATTAATATAAGCATCGTTGGGCTGCTATTGTTAGCCGCCTGCAGCAACAATAAATCTGCCGACAAAACACTACCCATTTATGGCGAACGCGAACCGGTAACTAAAACCGTTAACGGAAAAACGGTTACCGATACTGTTTACCAAACCATACCTGCATTTAAATTTATAAATCAATACGGTACTGAGGTTACAGAGAAATCATTGGATAACGATATTTATGTGGCCGATTTCTTTTTTACCACCTGTCCGTCTATCTGCCCCATTATGCATCGTAATATGCTGAATGTATACCAGGAGTTTAAAAACACACCCGATGTTAAGATACTTTCGCATACCATAGACCCTAACCACGACAGTGTGGCTGTATTAAAAAAGTATGCTGATAATTTAGGCATATCGGGCAGTAGCTGGTGGTTTTTACAGGGGCCTAAAGAAACTACTTACAAACTGGCCGAAAGCTACTTGGTTACCGTGGCCGAGGATAAAAATGCCGCCGGCGGTTTGGTACATGCGGGTTATTTTATTTTAGTGGATAGACAAAAACGCATACGCGGCACCTATGATGGCACTAAACCCGAAGACACGCAAAAGTTGATTGCAGATATTAAAACCTTACAGGCCGAATACAAGAACAATAAAACAACATGA
- a CDS encoding cytochrome c: MKFKIIAVLLGFIGIMAYSCQSEEKIEFMRYYTAGQELYKTHCQNCHGQNGEGLAALIPPLTDAAYLKQHRTQLACYVKNGLKLPILVNGKAYNGQMPPATLASVEIAQVLTYIQNSFGNKAGLHNIEEVNTEVSKCE, from the coding sequence ATGAAGTTTAAGATCATAGCGGTGCTTTTGGGCTTTATCGGCATCATGGCCTACTCGTGCCAAAGCGAAGAAAAAATTGAGTTTATGCGCTATTATACCGCAGGGCAAGAACTTTACAAAACTCATTGCCAAAACTGCCATGGCCAAAACGGAGAAGGTTTGGCCGCTTTAATTCCGCCATTGACGGATGCGGCTTACCTTAAACAGCACCGCACCCAGTTGGCCTGCTACGTAAAAAATGGATTAAAGCTCCCTATTTTGGTAAATGGCAAAGCTTATAATGGCCAGATGCCACCTGCCACTCTGGCCTCTGTTGAAATTGCCCAAGTGCTCACCTACATTCAAAACTCGTTCGGCAACAAGGCCGGCCTGCACAATATTGAAGAGGTAAATACCGAGGTGAGCAAGTGTGAGTAG
- the murI gene encoding glutamate racemase — protein MQATSPIGIFDSGIGGLTVFRSIAGQLPQYDYIYLGDNSRAPYGNRSFKTIHQYTWECVQWLFEQGCPLVILACNTASAKALRTIQQRDMPGRYNDKRVLGVIRPTAEVIGNYTKTGNIGVLGTKGTVQSESYAIEIAKFFPEVQVYQQACPLWVPLIENGEYDKPGADYYVKQYLDELLSRSADIDTLLLACTHYPLLQDKIKAHLPESIQVVAQGDIVAASLQDYLHRHPEINDQITRNGTRHFFTSSDDTADFDQHASMFFSAPVKSEYVSLK, from the coding sequence ATGCAAGCTACAAGCCCTATCGGCATATTTGACTCAGGTATTGGCGGACTGACGGTTTTTCGGTCTATTGCCGGGCAGTTGCCGCAGTACGACTATATCTACCTGGGCGATAACAGCCGTGCACCTTATGGTAATCGTTCGTTCAAAACCATTCATCAATACACCTGGGAGTGTGTACAATGGTTATTTGAGCAAGGGTGTCCTCTTGTTATTCTCGCTTGTAATACCGCATCGGCTAAAGCCCTGCGCACCATACAGCAACGCGATATGCCAGGCAGGTATAATGACAAGCGGGTTTTGGGTGTAATTAGGCCTACGGCAGAAGTGATAGGCAACTACACTAAAACCGGCAACATTGGCGTACTGGGTACTAAAGGCACCGTACAATCCGAATCGTATGCTATTGAAATTGCAAAGTTTTTTCCGGAGGTACAAGTCTATCAACAGGCTTGCCCTTTGTGGGTACCATTAATTGAGAACGGAGAATATGATAAACCCGGTGCTGATTATTATGTAAAGCAGTATCTTGACGAGTTGTTAAGCCGTTCGGCTGATATTGATACACTATTGCTGGCTTGCACACATTATCCGTTATTGCAGGATAAAATTAAAGCTCATTTGCCCGAGAGCATACAGGTAGTTGCCCAGGGTGATATTGTAGCTGCCAGCCTGCAAGACTATTTGCACCGCCACCCCGAAATCAACGATCAAATTACTCGCAACGGTACCCGTCATTTCTTCACCAGCAGTGACGACACCGCCGACTTCGACCAGCACGCCTCCATGTTTTTTTCGGCGCCGGTTAAGTCTGAGTATGTGTCGTTAAAGTAA
- a CDS encoding OmpH family outer membrane protein gives MKKLFKVALVAGFMMLTAGFAKAQSKIGYLDFNQVIDAMPETKTVSTQLQAYSKTFMDQMQNMQNELQTKGAAYEKSQATMTDAARTAAQTELNDINKRLQDFNQTATQKVEQKRNELGKPLFDKAKLAVNAVAKEKGYTYVIDSGSTNLLVSPAGDDLLAAVKLKLGIK, from the coding sequence ATGAAAAAATTATTTAAAGTTGCTTTAGTTGCAGGTTTCATGATGTTGACGGCGGGTTTCGCGAAAGCACAAAGCAAAATTGGTTACCTTGACTTTAACCAGGTAATTGATGCCATGCCAGAAACTAAAACAGTAAGCACTCAGTTACAGGCATACTCAAAAACCTTTATGGACCAAATGCAAAACATGCAAAATGAATTGCAAACTAAAGGCGCTGCTTACGAAAAAAGCCAAGCTACGATGACTGATGCTGCCCGTACAGCTGCTCAGACTGAATTAAACGACATCAACAAGAGATTACAGGATTTTAACCAAACTGCTACTCAAAAAGTAGAGCAAAAAAGAAACGAGTTAGGTAAACCGCTTTTTGATAAAGCTAAATTGGCTGTTAACGCCGTAGCTAAAGAAAAAGGCTATACTTATGTAATCGACTCAGGCTCAACTAACCTTTTGGTATCACCTGCCGGCGACGATTTGTTAGCAGCTGTGAAACTGAAATTAGGTATCAAATAG
- a CDS encoding OmpH family outer membrane protein, with protein MKKILITLSLILLGLTGAFAQRFAYVDSDYILKHIPEYASSQKQLAALSEQWQREVDGRFQEIDRLYKAYQADQVLMTADMRKRREGEIVDKEKAAKDFQRSKFGPDGELAQRSGTLVKPIQERVSKAIQAMAEGENLDMVFDKNSEVIMLYTNPRYNKSDAVITKLGLKPGTFAK; from the coding sequence ATGAAAAAAATATTAATAACGTTATCGCTTATCTTATTGGGCTTAACTGGTGCCTTTGCACAGCGGTTTGCCTATGTAGATTCTGACTACATTCTGAAACATATCCCGGAGTATGCGTCATCACAAAAACAGTTAGCAGCACTATCTGAACAATGGCAGCGTGAGGTTGACGGTCGTTTTCAGGAGATTGACCGGTTGTATAAAGCCTACCAGGCCGACCAGGTGCTGATGACAGCTGATATGAGAAAACGCCGCGAAGGAGAAATTGTAGATAAAGAGAAGGCCGCCAAAGATTTTCAGCGCTCTAAATTTGGTCCGGATGGCGAATTAGCTCAACGCAGTGGTACACTGGTTAAACCAATTCAGGAAAGAGTGTCTAAAGCTATACAAGCAATGGCCGAAGGCGAAAATCTGGATATGGTATTTGATAAAAACAGCGAGGTGATAATGCTGTACACCAATCCGCGTTATAACAAAAGCGATGCGGTAATTACCAAACTTGGATTAAAGCCAGGTACTTTTGCAAAGTAA